Proteins from a genomic interval of Streptomyces sp. NBC_00820:
- a CDS encoding glycerol-3-phosphate dehydrogenase/oxidase — MSPTSQRADRSGAAPGSSLSAGRRTRELASAVDGPAADVLVVGLGATGAGAALDAAARGLDVVAVDAHDLAFGTSRWSSKLIHGGLRYLASAQFDVAHESAVERGVLMTRTAPHLVAAQPFVLPLTPLVSRAQASLAWAGFRAGDMLRLAARTPRQVLPAPRRLSATEARHLAPSVRAAGLRGGLLSWDGKVTDDARLVTALARSAAARGARVLTRVRVLELTASGARVRDELTGEEGEIRARAVVNATGVWAGGLVDGIRIRPSRGTHLVLRSERLGALPAGLHIPVPGETNRFVLVLPQGDGRTYVGLTDEPVEGEIPDEPEVPETDIGFLLDVLGSVLDAPVHRDEVDGAFAGLRPLLDTSGQDGSGAAAARTSDISRRHAVLTSAEGAVTVVGGKLTTYRRMAQDAVDAAIAAHRLPAGPSPTAGLPLVGATAPERLRALPAPARLIRRYGTEAPAVHELARRDPALAEPVLPGHPVTRAELLWAALHEGALDPSDLLDRRTRIGVVPEDRAEAIGAARDALERAAAVRH; from the coding sequence ATGAGCCCCACCAGCCAACGCGCCGACCGCTCCGGGGCGGCACCCGGATCGTCCCTCAGCGCCGGCCGGCGCACGCGCGAACTGGCCTCGGCGGTCGACGGGCCGGCGGCCGACGTCCTGGTCGTCGGGCTCGGCGCGACCGGGGCGGGCGCTGCCCTGGACGCGGCCGCCCGCGGTCTCGACGTCGTCGCGGTCGACGCCCACGACCTGGCCTTCGGCACCTCCCGCTGGAGCTCCAAGCTCATCCACGGCGGGCTGCGCTACCTCGCCTCCGCCCAGTTCGACGTGGCGCACGAGAGCGCGGTCGAACGGGGGGTGCTGATGACCCGTACGGCTCCGCACCTGGTGGCCGCCCAGCCCTTCGTCCTGCCGCTGACCCCGCTCGTGTCCCGGGCGCAGGCCTCCCTGGCCTGGGCCGGGTTCCGGGCCGGTGACATGCTCCGGCTGGCCGCCCGGACCCCGCGGCAGGTGCTGCCCGCGCCGCGCCGGCTGTCGGCCACCGAGGCCCGGCACCTCGCGCCCTCGGTGCGCGCCGCCGGGCTGCGGGGCGGGCTGCTGTCCTGGGACGGCAAGGTCACCGACGACGCCCGGCTGGTCACCGCCCTCGCCCGGTCCGCCGCCGCGCGCGGCGCCCGCGTCCTCACCCGGGTCCGGGTGCTGGAACTCACCGCCTCCGGTGCCCGCGTCCGCGACGAACTCACCGGCGAGGAGGGCGAGATCAGGGCCCGTGCGGTCGTCAACGCCACCGGGGTGTGGGCCGGCGGTCTCGTGGACGGCATCCGCATCCGCCCCTCCCGCGGCACTCACCTGGTCCTGCGCTCGGAGCGGCTCGGCGCGCTCCCGGCGGGCCTGCACATCCCGGTGCCCGGCGAGACCAACCGCTTCGTCCTGGTCCTGCCCCAGGGCGACGGCCGGACCTACGTCGGGCTCACCGACGAGCCGGTCGAGGGCGAGATCCCGGACGAGCCGGAGGTGCCGGAGACGGACATCGGCTTCCTGCTCGACGTGCTCGGCTCGGTGCTCGACGCGCCGGTGCACCGGGACGAGGTCGACGGCGCCTTCGCCGGGCTGCGCCCCCTGCTGGACACCTCGGGCCAGGACGGCTCCGGTGCCGCCGCGGCCCGCACCTCCGACATCTCGCGTCGGCACGCGGTGCTCACCTCGGCGGAGGGAGCGGTCACCGTGGTCGGCGGCAAGCTGACCACGTACCGCAGGATGGCTCAGGACGCCGTGGACGCCGCGATCGCCGCCCACCGGCTGCCCGCGGGCCCCTCCCCCACCGCCGGCCTCCCCCTCGTCGGCGCCACCGCTCCCGAACGCCTGCGCGCCCTGCCCGCCCCGGCCCGCCTGATCCGCCGCTACGGCACCGAGGCCCCCGCCGTCCACGAACTCGCCCGGCGCGATCCGGCCCTGGCCGAGCCCGTCCTGCCCGGTCATCCCGTCACCCGCGCCGAACTCCTCTGGGCCGCCCTGCACGAGGGCGCCCTCGACCCCTCCGACCTCCTGGACCGGCGCACCCGCATAGGCGTCGTCCCCGAGGACCGCGCCGAGGCCATCGGCGCCGCGCGGGATGCGCTGGAGCGGGCGGCGGCGGTACGCCACTGA
- a CDS encoding TetR/AcrR family transcriptional regulator, whose amino-acid sequence MTSIRHNRSDADTVLDAVRDCVLAVGVRRTTLADVARRAGVSRMTLYRRWPDLRALVGDLMTREWLAVAAGAMPAGADGADARTRMVDGLVAGVAAFRAHPLFRKIVDVDPELLLPYVLDRRGASQEALLALLGDALREGHADGSVRVTHTERQARGVLLIVQSFALSLRTMTDEDDPELDAGAFLGELRTLLERTLVP is encoded by the coding sequence ATGACGTCTATTCGTCACAACCGTTCGGACGCCGACACCGTGCTCGACGCGGTGCGCGACTGCGTCCTGGCCGTCGGCGTGCGCCGTACCACCCTCGCCGACGTGGCCCGCCGCGCCGGCGTCTCCCGTATGACGCTGTACCGGCGCTGGCCCGATCTGCGGGCCCTGGTGGGTGATCTGATGACCCGTGAGTGGCTGGCCGTCGCCGCCGGGGCGATGCCGGCCGGGGCGGACGGCGCGGACGCGCGCACGCGGATGGTGGACGGGCTGGTCGCGGGCGTGGCGGCGTTCCGTGCGCATCCCCTCTTCCGCAAGATCGTCGACGTCGACCCCGAACTGCTCCTGCCCTACGTCCTCGACCGGCGCGGAGCGAGCCAGGAGGCGCTGCTCGCCCTCCTGGGCGACGCGCTGCGCGAGGGCCACGCGGACGGCTCGGTGCGCGTCACCCACACCGAACGGCAGGCCCGCGGTGTGCTGTTGATCGTGCAGTCCTTCGCCCTGTCGCTCCGCACGATGACCGACGAGGACGACCCCGAACTCGACGCCGGCGCCTTCCTCGGCGAGCTGCGCACCCTTCTGGAGAGGACCCTCGTCCCATGA
- a CDS encoding MarR family winged helix-turn-helix transcriptional regulator, which translates to MRDEAALLVADVFEAAGALRRLGERTAGAEGLTQARWQVLSVVSEDPLTVPQAARRLGVSRQNVQRVANDLVAGELAALAPNPDHRGSPLLTLTPRGRDSLARVTDRAAKLHRTLFGDIPDEEISATRASLRRLLDQLDRHEGAVGEQ; encoded by the coding sequence ATGCGGGACGAGGCTGCCCTACTGGTCGCCGACGTGTTCGAGGCGGCGGGGGCGCTGCGGCGGCTGGGGGAGCGGACCGCCGGTGCGGAGGGGCTCACACAGGCCCGGTGGCAGGTGCTGAGCGTGGTGTCCGAGGACCCGCTCACCGTGCCCCAGGCGGCACGCCGGCTCGGCGTCAGCCGTCAGAACGTCCAGCGGGTCGCCAACGACCTCGTGGCGGGGGAACTCGCCGCCCTCGCACCCAACCCTGACCACCGGGGCTCGCCCCTGCTGACCCTGACCCCGCGCGGCAGGGACTCCCTCGCGCGCGTCACCGACAGGGCCGCGAAGCTGCACCGAACCCTCTTCGGGGACATCCCCGACGAGGAGATCAGCGCCACGCGGGCATCGCTGCGCCGGCTGCTGGACCAACTCGACCGCCACGAAGGGGCCGTAGGCGAGCAGTGA
- a CDS encoding DUF1398 domain-containing protein produces the protein MTTALSNLQAALARAAAVRPQVGGFPYLAEALRQAGVRHCGMAVPSNAMLYLTDAGPVAVQGEPLISGMTEVMPFDREALVAALRADQAGETAFPEFVRGCWRAGVVRYDVDLTARTCTYYGADGDHYTESYPGVEIRGIAAAHARALS, from the coding sequence ATGACCACCGCCCTCTCGAATCTCCAGGCCGCCCTGGCGCGGGCCGCCGCCGTCCGTCCGCAGGTCGGTGGATTCCCCTACCTCGCCGAAGCGCTCCGCCAGGCGGGGGTCCGCCACTGCGGGATGGCCGTGCCGTCGAACGCGATGCTCTATCTCACGGACGCCGGTCCGGTCGCCGTACAGGGAGAGCCGCTGATCAGCGGCATGACCGAGGTGATGCCGTTCGACCGCGAGGCACTCGTCGCCGCGCTGCGCGCCGACCAGGCGGGCGAGACGGCCTTCCCCGAGTTCGTACGGGGATGCTGGCGGGCCGGTGTGGTCCGGTACGACGTCGATCTGACCGCGCGCACCTGTACCTACTACGGCGCCGACGGCGACCACTACACCGAGAGCTACCCCGGAGTCGAGATCCGAGGGATCGCGGCGGCGCACGCGCGGGCCCTATCCTGA
- a CDS encoding CAP domain-containing protein, whose amino-acid sequence MSKHRKKPHYRRMVIAAVVVSAVGIPSAAMACTDWGRGSDSHATKALRAADKDWWYDTENAQSRPDDQNLAWHGAKSGAPTATPSKSATATPRPAQSSPKPAVKPAAGSNGRTPHSDKPAHGAKPSPRQTVPTSAPRVTASAVPTARTVHATPTGTPVTIAAPTPVATPSATATPAPAATATASTPKAATTASATITRIVQLVNAERAKVGCSAVTLNTTLNKVAQAHSADMAAHQNMSHTGSDGSAPGDRITSAGYAWSTYGENVAYGYTTPEQVMAGWMASAGHRANILNCSFKEMGVGLAQPGSYWTQDFGTAR is encoded by the coding sequence ATGAGTAAGCACCGCAAGAAGCCGCATTACCGACGGATGGTCATCGCGGCTGTCGTCGTGAGCGCGGTGGGCATACCGTCCGCCGCCATGGCCTGCACCGACTGGGGGCGCGGTTCCGACTCCCACGCCACCAAAGCGCTGCGGGCCGCCGACAAGGACTGGTGGTACGACACCGAGAACGCCCAGTCCCGGCCGGACGACCAGAACCTCGCCTGGCACGGCGCCAAGTCCGGCGCACCCACCGCGACGCCGTCGAAGAGCGCCACCGCCACCCCCCGTCCCGCGCAGAGCAGCCCGAAGCCCGCGGTGAAGCCCGCCGCCGGGAGCAACGGCCGCACGCCGCACTCGGACAAGCCCGCGCACGGCGCCAAGCCGAGCCCCCGGCAGACCGTGCCGACCAGTGCACCCCGGGTCACCGCGAGCGCCGTGCCCACCGCTCGCACCGTCCACGCCACTCCCACCGGCACGCCGGTCACCATCGCCGCCCCCACCCCCGTCGCGACCCCCTCCGCCACCGCCACGCCCGCTCCCGCGGCGACGGCGACGGCGAGCACCCCGAAGGCCGCCACCACGGCGTCCGCGACGATCACCCGCATCGTGCAGCTCGTCAACGCGGAGCGTGCCAAGGTCGGTTGCTCGGCCGTCACCCTCAACACGACACTGAACAAGGTCGCTCAGGCGCACAGCGCCGACATGGCGGCCCATCAGAACATGTCGCACACCGGGTCCGACGGCTCCGCGCCCGGCGACCGCATCACGAGCGCCGGCTACGCGTGGAGCACGTACGGCGAGAACGTCGCCTACGGTTACACGACTCCCGAGCAGGTCATGGCGGGCTGGATGGCCAGCGCCGGCCACCGCGCCAACATCCTCAACTGTTCCTTCAAGGAGATGGGTGTCGGCCTCGCCCAGCCCGGCAGCTACTGGACGCAGGACTTCGGCACCGCCCGGTAG
- a CDS encoding MFS transporter, which produces MINSDVEPPRPRRRPGYAAAAGVFAVGMMGTTLPTPLYGLYRERIGFSELIVTVVFAVYAVGVIVALLIAGGASDVLGRRPVLLCALALAALSAVCFLGEGGLPLLYAGRVLSGFSAGLLSGTGTAAVLDLAPPGGRGRAALAATAANMGGLGLGPLLSGILAEYAPWPLTLPFLVHLALLAVAGLVTILLPETVHHPGRRPPLRPQGMTVPPEVRGVFAPCALAAFAGFSLLGLFTAVAPAFLTETLGERNLAVTGAVVFCVFCASTGGQLLMGRLGADRALPWGCVVLVAGLLLVGASLLTESFPVLLAGAVTGGAGQGMAFRAGLTAVSSAAPPEHRGATISAFFVIAYLGISLPVVGVGALTVALGVRDAGMVFTLCAVLLVTAVGIRVRLRPPRTA; this is translated from the coding sequence GTGATCAACAGCGACGTCGAGCCTCCCCGGCCCCGCCGCCGGCCGGGATACGCGGCCGCGGCGGGTGTCTTCGCCGTGGGGATGATGGGCACCACCCTGCCGACGCCGCTGTACGGGCTGTACCGGGAACGCATCGGGTTCTCCGAGCTGATCGTGACGGTGGTCTTCGCCGTCTACGCGGTGGGTGTCATCGTCGCGCTGCTGATCGCCGGCGGCGCGTCCGACGTACTGGGGCGGCGCCCGGTGCTGCTGTGCGCGCTGGCACTGGCCGCGCTCAGCGCGGTGTGCTTCCTGGGCGAAGGCGGACTGCCGCTGCTGTACGCGGGCCGGGTGCTGTCCGGATTCTCGGCGGGGCTGCTGAGCGGCACGGGCACCGCGGCCGTCCTCGACCTGGCGCCGCCCGGGGGACGGGGCCGGGCCGCCCTCGCGGCCACCGCGGCCAACATGGGCGGCCTGGGCCTCGGCCCCTTGCTCTCGGGCATCCTCGCCGAGTACGCCCCCTGGCCGCTGACGCTTCCCTTCCTGGTCCATCTGGCCCTGCTGGCCGTCGCCGGGCTCGTCACCATCCTCCTGCCCGAGACCGTGCACCACCCCGGACGACGGCCCCCGCTGCGCCCGCAGGGCATGACCGTCCCGCCGGAGGTGCGCGGAGTGTTCGCGCCCTGCGCCCTGGCCGCCTTCGCGGGCTTCTCCCTGCTCGGCCTCTTCACGGCGGTGGCCCCGGCCTTCCTCACCGAGACACTGGGGGAGCGCAATCTGGCGGTCACCGGTGCCGTCGTCTTCTGCGTCTTCTGCGCCTCGACCGGCGGCCAGCTGCTCATGGGACGCCTCGGTGCGGACAGAGCCCTGCCCTGGGGCTGCGTCGTGCTCGTCGCCGGCCTGCTCCTCGTAGGAGCCTCGTTGCTGACGGAGTCCTTCCCGGTGCTGCTCGCCGGGGCGGTCACCGGCGGCGCCGGGCAGGGCATGGCCTTCCGCGCCGGTCTGACCGCGGTGAGTTCCGCGGCGCCCCCGGAGCACCGGGGTGCCACCATCTCGGCCTTCTTCGTCATCGCCTACCTGGGCATCTCCCTGCCCGTCGTCGGCGTGGGCGCCCTCACGGTGGCGCTGGGCGTGCGCGACGCCGGCATGGTCTTCACGCTCTGCGCGGTCCTGCTCGTCACGGCCGTGGGCATCCGCGTCCGGCTGCGGCCGCCCCGCACGGCGTAA
- a CDS encoding SDR family NAD(P)-dependent oxidoreductase has protein sequence MNDTPTSPTTSMVPGLLQGKVAFVTGAGRGIGAAAARLFAREGARVLLAARTEAQLKTVTEQIRAAGGTADHVVCDLADAAAVRAAVDRTVTLYGRLDIAFNNGATIQRPGPLDWIPEAEFDHVYTVNLKGQWLAMAAEVAAIRATAGTGAIVNNSSIGSLRGNPELPVYGAMKRALNSLTESAAVTYGPEGIRVNAIAPGHTRTEMIREWEAESPGLTERLKARTPLRRAADPEEIAQAAAWLLSDRASFVTGTILRVDGGARA, from the coding sequence ATGAACGACACACCCACCTCTCCTACGACCTCGATGGTCCCCGGCCTGCTGCAGGGCAAGGTCGCCTTCGTCACCGGTGCCGGACGAGGCATCGGTGCCGCGGCGGCGCGGCTGTTCGCCCGCGAGGGTGCCCGCGTGCTCCTCGCCGCGCGGACCGAGGCACAGCTGAAGACCGTGACCGAGCAGATCCGGGCGGCCGGCGGCACCGCGGACCACGTGGTGTGCGACCTGGCCGACGCGGCCGCGGTGCGCGCCGCCGTGGACCGTACCGTCACCCTGTACGGCCGCCTCGACATCGCCTTCAACAACGGCGCGACCATCCAGCGCCCCGGCCCCCTCGACTGGATTCCCGAGGCCGAGTTCGACCACGTCTACACCGTGAACCTCAAGGGACAGTGGCTGGCCATGGCCGCCGAGGTCGCCGCCATCCGGGCCACCGCCGGCACCGGGGCCATCGTCAACAACTCGTCCATCGGCAGCCTGCGGGGCAACCCCGAACTACCGGTCTACGGCGCGATGAAGCGGGCGCTCAACAGCCTCACCGAGTCGGCCGCCGTCACCTACGGCCCGGAGGGCATCCGCGTGAACGCGATCGCGCCCGGCCACACACGGACCGAGATGATCCGCGAGTGGGAGGCGGAGTCGCCCGGCCTCACCGAACGGCTCAAGGCCCGCACCCCACTGCGCCGCGCCGCCGACCCCGAGGAGATCGCCCAGGCCGCCGCCTGGCTCCTGAGCGACCGCGCCTCCTTCGTGACCGGCACGATCCTCCGGGTCGACGGCGGCGCCCGGGCCTGA
- a CDS encoding purine-cytosine permease family protein has protein sequence MSTSAEPRVSGLEVRSIDYVPLDERHGKLWHLGPLWFMSNATIATLAVGLISITEGGNLIWSLLAIVAGTVIGTFFMAFHSAQGPQLGLPQMIQSRPQFGYVGALLVWLFAYVQYAGFNVFNTILTADALHTTVHGSVKLWVVVVTVVALVIALVGYDVIHKAEQILTYAFLVIFGVFTVGVLVYLHYPAGSFDLGGFQWTPFLAQFGVVAGYQISWAIYVSDYSRYLPPNVTVRKTFYWTYFGSALGGIWLMVLGALLAAWAGKNFETIASINAAGDKVFSGFGAIVLLFAALGLISVTALNMYGGSLTLISAIDSVRRVRPTLGVRLLTIGFTAALSLVGALAATANFLENFNNFLLLVLYLFIPWTAVNLMDYYVVRRGHYAVAEIFNPHGIYGRWGWHGIISYLVGFAVMIPFFSVGTLYTGPAATALGGADISLFIGLPVSAGLYWWLTRSIDVEAEAALAEEEAEALEQAAHRHLEPDAGA, from the coding sequence ATGAGCACATCAGCCGAGCCGAGGGTGTCCGGTCTGGAGGTCCGGTCCATCGACTACGTCCCCCTGGACGAACGGCATGGCAAGCTCTGGCACCTGGGCCCCCTGTGGTTCATGTCCAACGCCACGATCGCCACCCTCGCGGTGGGGCTGATCAGCATCACCGAGGGCGGCAACCTCATCTGGTCGCTCCTCGCGATCGTCGCCGGCACCGTCATCGGCACCTTCTTCATGGCCTTCCACTCGGCCCAGGGACCCCAGCTGGGCCTGCCGCAGATGATCCAGTCGCGGCCGCAGTTCGGCTACGTCGGCGCCCTCCTGGTGTGGCTCTTCGCCTACGTCCAGTACGCGGGATTCAACGTCTTCAACACCATCCTCACCGCCGACGCCCTGCACACCACAGTGCACGGCAGCGTCAAACTGTGGGTGGTCGTGGTCACCGTGGTCGCGCTCGTCATCGCCCTCGTGGGCTACGACGTCATCCACAAGGCCGAACAGATACTGACGTACGCCTTCCTCGTCATCTTCGGCGTCTTCACCGTCGGCGTCCTGGTCTATCTGCACTACCCCGCGGGCTCGTTCGACCTCGGCGGCTTCCAGTGGACGCCGTTCCTCGCCCAGTTCGGCGTGGTCGCCGGCTACCAGATCAGCTGGGCCATCTACGTCTCCGACTACTCGCGCTACCTCCCGCCGAACGTCACGGTCCGCAAGACCTTCTACTGGACCTACTTCGGCTCCGCGCTGGGCGGCATCTGGCTGATGGTGCTCGGCGCCCTGCTGGCGGCCTGGGCGGGCAAGAACTTCGAGACGATCGCCTCGATCAACGCCGCCGGCGACAAGGTGTTCAGCGGCTTCGGCGCGATCGTGCTGCTCTTCGCCGCGCTGGGCCTGATCTCCGTCACCGCGCTGAACATGTACGGCGGTTCGCTGACCCTCATCAGCGCCATCGACTCGGTCAGGCGGGTGCGCCCGACGCTCGGCGTCCGCCTGCTGACCATCGGGTTCACCGCCGCGCTCTCCCTGGTGGGAGCGCTGGCCGCGACGGCCAACTTCCTCGAGAACTTCAACAACTTCCTGCTGCTGGTGCTCTATCTGTTCATCCCGTGGACCGCGGTGAACCTGATGGACTACTACGTCGTGCGCCGCGGCCACTACGCCGTCGCCGAGATCTTCAATCCGCACGGCATCTACGGCCGTTGGGGCTGGCACGGCATCATCTCGTACCTGGTCGGGTTCGCCGTGATGATCCCGTTCTTCTCCGTCGGGACGCTCTACACCGGCCCCGCCGCGACGGCGCTCGGCGGAGCCGACATCTCCCTGTTCATCGGGCTGCCGGTCTCCGCCGGGCTGTACTGGTGGCTGACCCGCTCGATCGACGTGGAGGCCGAGGCCGCCCTGGCCGAGGAGGAGGCGGAGGCGCTGGAGCAGGCCGCGCACCGGCACCTGGAGCCGGATGCCGGCGCCTGA
- a CDS encoding helix-turn-helix transcriptional regulator — MDRRQLADFLRGRRERITPADVGLPAGPRRRTPGLRREEVAQLAFISTEYYTRLEQARGPHPSREVLAGLARALRLSDAERDHLHHLAGVPPGPPPGPSREVRPSILELLRRLPQAAATVTSATFEVLAWNDLAAALMEDFSAVPRRDRNLIRKVFLGPGPGGRLLYGVSDADAFARHSAQRLRATAARYPGDPEVRELVRELLDGSEEFTRLWAAHDVSAGSSLRKTFQHPLVGPVTVNCDALHIADRDQQLVIYTADPGSPSEEALRLLSVIGTQRMDVPG; from the coding sequence GTGGACAGACGACAGCTGGCGGACTTCCTGCGCGGCAGGCGCGAACGGATCACCCCCGCCGACGTGGGGCTGCCGGCCGGGCCGCGCCGCCGGACCCCGGGGCTGCGCCGCGAGGAGGTGGCCCAGCTGGCGTTCATCTCCACGGAGTACTACACGCGGCTGGAGCAGGCCCGCGGGCCGCATCCTTCACGGGAGGTGCTGGCCGGGCTGGCCCGGGCCCTGCGGCTGTCGGACGCCGAGCGCGACCATCTGCATCACCTCGCCGGCGTGCCGCCGGGCCCACCGCCCGGACCCTCGCGCGAGGTGCGCCCGAGCATCCTCGAACTGCTGCGGCGGCTTCCGCAGGCCGCCGCGACGGTGACCTCCGCGACGTTCGAGGTGCTCGCCTGGAACGATCTCGCCGCCGCCCTCATGGAGGACTTCTCCGCGGTACCGCGGCGCGACCGCAACCTGATACGGAAGGTCTTCCTCGGACCTGGTCCCGGGGGCCGGCTGCTGTACGGGGTGTCGGACGCGGACGCCTTCGCCCGCCACTCGGCACAGCGCCTGCGCGCCACCGCCGCCCGCTACCCCGGCGACCCCGAGGTACGGGAGCTGGTACGTGAACTCCTCGACGGAAGCGAGGAGTTCACGCGACTGTGGGCCGCGCACGACGTGTCCGCCGGGTCCTCCCTGCGTAAGACCTTCCAGCATCCGCTGGTGGGACCGGTCACCGTGAACTGCGACGCCCTCCACATCGCCGACCGCGACCAGCAGCTCGTGATCTACACCGCCGATCCCGGCTCGCCGTCCGAGGAGGCGCTGCGGCTGCTGTCGGTCATCGGCACCCAGCGCATGGACGTACCCGGCTGA
- a CDS encoding DUF1905 domain-containing protein, whose amino-acid sequence MELAFVGQVIEWRGPAPYYFVPVPAQESADIREVASMATYGWGVIPVEARIGEAAFTTSLFPREGAYLVPLKSAVRVPQSLTPGDEVAVRLTVRL is encoded by the coding sequence GTGGAGCTCGCCTTCGTCGGCCAGGTGATCGAGTGGCGCGGCCCGGCGCCGTACTACTTCGTCCCCGTACCCGCGCAGGAGTCGGCGGACATCCGCGAGGTGGCTTCGATGGCCACGTACGGGTGGGGGGTGATCCCCGTCGAGGCGCGGATCGGCGAAGCCGCCTTCACCACCTCACTCTTCCCCAGGGAGGGGGCGTATCTGGTGCCGCTGAAGAGCGCGGTGCGCGTGCCGCAGAGTCTGACGCCCGGCGACGAGGTGGCCGTACGGCTGACCGTCCGCCTCTGA
- a CDS encoding YqjF family protein, with protein MVSYGPELRVHVPALCAGWLTQTFVHWPYPLEQVRRLVPDGLVVDTFDDTAWVSLTAFVMAGLRPPVLPAALPGLPDFPETNLRTYVRRPDGREGLWFLSLEVGCPAMLAARAVGAPFHVGRLDVDRQDGVVTYTGSRGRAGPSYRLVVRPGERLAPSPRDVWLTSRWRAYTKRLGVLWETPVEHPPFPLRHARLDAVEETLTRAAGLPPPGTEPLAHYCDGIRQVRLGGSRPAHPVRGRADRYGKGRACA; from the coding sequence GTGGTCTCGTACGGGCCGGAGCTGCGCGTGCACGTCCCCGCGCTGTGCGCCGGCTGGCTGACCCAGACGTTCGTCCACTGGCCCTACCCCCTGGAGCAGGTGCGGCGGCTGGTACCGGACGGCCTGGTCGTGGACACGTTCGACGACACCGCGTGGGTGAGTCTCACGGCGTTCGTCATGGCCGGCCTGCGCCCACCGGTGCTCCCGGCCGCCCTCCCCGGGCTGCCCGACTTCCCCGAGACGAACCTGCGCACCTATGTGCGGCGCCCGGACGGGCGTGAGGGGCTGTGGTTCCTGTCCCTGGAGGTGGGCTGCCCGGCGATGCTCGCCGCCCGCGCGGTGGGCGCGCCGTTTCACGTGGGGCGGCTGGACGTGGACCGGCAGGACGGTGTCGTGACGTACACCGGCTCGCGTGGACGCGCAGGGCCGTCGTACCGGCTGGTCGTCCGCCCGGGTGAACGCCTCGCGCCCTCCCCTCGGGATGTCTGGCTGACCTCGCGCTGGCGTGCCTACACGAAGCGGCTCGGTGTGCTGTGGGAGACGCCCGTCGAGCACCCGCCCTTCCCTCTGCGGCACGCCCGCCTCGACGCCGTCGAGGAGACGCTCACCCGGGCGGCCGGCCTGCCGCCGCCCGGCACCGAGCCGCTGGCGCACTACTGCGACGGGATCCGACAGGTGCGGCTGGGCGGCTCGCGTCCGGCGCACCCGGTCCGCGGCCGCGCGGATCGCTACGGGAAAGGACGCGCCTGCGCATGA